A stretch of the Lolium perenne isolate Kyuss_39 chromosome 3, Kyuss_2.0, whole genome shotgun sequence genome encodes the following:
- the LOC127345034 gene encoding uncharacterized protein isoform X2, with product MGYDGFQPQTMSCHGGSNDQGSLPEEFLMQPERGLECVGGGGSYYAGAVDETQALGAQIPPERTEAGAGQEMAAITEVKSSVSMDVEKSEEVSVSTDEERKMINI from the exons ATGGGTTACGATGGCTTCCAGCCGCAGACGATGTCGTGCCACGGCGGGAGCAACGACCAAGGGAGCCTACCCGAGGAATTCCTGATGCAACCGGAGCGCGGCCTCGagtgcgtcggcggcggcggaagctacTACGCGGGCGCCGTCGACGAGACGCAGGCGCTGGGCGCACAAATTCCACCCGAG AGAACTGAGGCAGGAGCAGGACAAGAGATGGCAGCAATAACTGAAGTCAAGTCATCTGTTTCTATGGATGTCGAG AAAAGTGAGGAAGTATCTGTTTCTACGGATGAGGAG CGGAAGATGATAAACATATAA
- the LOC127345034 gene encoding uncharacterized protein isoform X1 encodes MGYDGFQPQTMSCHGGSNDQGSLPEEFLMQPERGLECVGGGGSYYAGAVDETQALGAQIPPERTEAGAGQEMAAITEVKSSVSMDVEKSEEVSVSTDEEEIDLNIESTNVDDFDNRPLK; translated from the exons ATGGGTTACGATGGCTTCCAGCCGCAGACGATGTCGTGCCACGGCGGGAGCAACGACCAAGGGAGCCTACCCGAGGAATTCCTGATGCAACCGGAGCGCGGCCTCGagtgcgtcggcggcggcggaagctacTACGCGGGCGCCGTCGACGAGACGCAGGCGCTGGGCGCACAAATTCCACCCGAG AGAACTGAGGCAGGAGCAGGACAAGAGATGGCAGCAATAACTGAAGTCAAGTCATCTGTTTCTATGGATGTCGAG AAAAGTGAGGAAGTATCTGTTTCTACGGATGAGGAG GAAATTGATCTCAACATCGAATCAACCAATGTTGATGATTTTGATAATAGGCCTCTAAAATAG